A window of Paracoccaceae bacterium Fryx2 contains these coding sequences:
- a CDS encoding tail fiber domain-containing protein, with amino-acid sequence MANTLLVKRTTVAGRVPTTAQLVAGELAVNVTDGKLYLKKSTSGVESIVDVTTAALSDAELFAKVLAQDGPGSGLNADLLDGIQASAFAQLTGASFTGAVIAPDFVTTSDLRLKSEITPIPDALGKLHRLTGVTFQMRGSDRRQMGLIAQDVQRVAPEAVVEAEGVLRLAYGNLIGLLVEAIKDLAVEVEQLKRNAP; translated from the coding sequence ATGGCCAACACTCTTTTGGTCAAGCGCACCACCGTGGCAGGGCGCGTGCCAACGACAGCGCAGCTGGTTGCAGGTGAGTTGGCGGTCAACGTGACCGATGGAAAGCTCTATCTCAAGAAAAGCACAAGCGGGGTGGAGAGCATCGTCGATGTGACAACCGCAGCGCTGAGCGACGCCGAGCTCTTTGCCAAGGTGCTGGCCCAAGATGGACCCGGATCGGGCCTAAACGCTGATCTTCTGGACGGGATCCAAGCCAGCGCTTTTGCGCAACTGACGGGCGCAAGCTTCACAGGCGCCGTGATTGCACCCGATTTTGTCACCACCTCCGATCTGCGGCTCAAATCTGAAATAACCCCGATCCCGGATGCACTTGGCAAATTGCACAGGCTCACCGGCGTGACCTTCCAAATGCGGGGCTCGGACAGACGCCAGATGGGGTTGATCGCGCAGGATGTGCAGCGGGTTGCCCCGGAAGCCGTGGTCGAGGCCGAGGGCGTGCTGCGCCTAGCGTATGGAAATCTCATCGGCCTGCTGGTCGAGGCCATCAAGGACCTCGCGGTAGAGGTCGAGCAGCTGAAAAGGAATGCACCGTGA
- a CDS encoding head decoration protein, with amino-acid sequence MANTIQLKRRGSGVAGAPAALKSGELAHNEVDDTLYVGKGDDGTGNATTIAALAGAGSFVALTGAQTVAGSKTFTLVPKSAQDASAATDLVRKSQFDAGLAAKADAVHGHIIGDVTGLQGALDGKLGASANAVSASKLATARTIALAGDLSGAISFDGAANVTLTAAVIDDSHNHIIANVDGLQGALDAKAPLASPALTGVPIAPTATTGTSTPQLATTAFVQQAIVAFGPGDMLATTYDTNSNGKVDAAELADAVPWAGVTGKPTNFTPAAHSHPVSQVTGLQAALDTKAPLTSPGLTGTPTAPTAASGTNTAQLATTGFVAAAIGALIDAAPGALDTLNELAASLGDDPNFAATVTNALAGKLAAASNLADLPNKTTSRANLGLGSMATQAANAIAITGGTINGIALDGGTF; translated from the coding sequence ATGGCCAACACAATCCAGCTCAAGCGCCGCGGCTCCGGCGTGGCAGGCGCGCCTGCAGCGCTTAAATCGGGCGAGCTTGCCCATAACGAGGTTGATGATACGCTTTATGTTGGCAAGGGGGACGATGGCACCGGCAATGCAACCACCATCGCGGCCCTTGCGGGTGCGGGGTCCTTTGTTGCCTTGACCGGTGCGCAGACGGTGGCAGGCTCCAAAACCTTCACCCTCGTTCCAAAATCTGCCCAAGACGCCAGTGCCGCGACGGATCTCGTGCGCAAATCGCAATTTGATGCGGGGCTTGCCGCCAAGGCCGATGCTGTGCACGGCCATATCATCGGCGATGTGACGGGCTTGCAGGGTGCGCTAGACGGCAAACTCGGCGCATCGGCCAATGCCGTCTCGGCAAGCAAACTCGCGACGGCGCGGACAATTGCACTGGCTGGCGATCTCTCGGGCGCGATCAGCTTTGATGGCGCGGCCAATGTGACCCTGACGGCGGCCGTGATCGATGACAGCCACAACCACATCATTGCCAATGTGGACGGGCTACAAGGAGCGCTGGACGCCAAAGCGCCCTTGGCATCACCTGCCCTGACGGGCGTGCCCATCGCACCCACCGCCACAACAGGAACCAGCACACCCCAGCTCGCAACCACTGCCTTTGTGCAGCAGGCCATCGTCGCCTTTGGTCCCGGCGATATGCTGGCCACAACCTATGACACCAACAGCAATGGCAAGGTCGATGCGGCCGAACTGGCCGACGCCGTACCTTGGGCGGGCGTTACCGGCAAACCCACCAATTTTACGCCCGCCGCCCACAGCCACCCGGTCTCGCAGGTGACCGGGCTTCAGGCAGCGCTTGATACCAAAGCCCCGCTTACCTCGCCGGGCCTGACCGGCACACCCACCGCGCCAACCGCTGCCTCTGGTACCAACACCGCGCAGCTGGCGACGACAGGGTTTGTCGCCGCTGCCATTGGGGCGCTGATTGATGCGGCCCCGGGTGCTTTGGACACGCTGAACGAGTTGGCAGCGTCTTTGGGCGATGATCCGAATTTTGCGGCCACCGTGACCAATGCTTTGGCAGGCAAGCTCGCTGCGGCATCAAACCTCGCAGACCTGCCCAACAAGACGACGTCCCGCGCAAACCTCGGGCTTGGGAGTATGGCCACGCAAGCCGCAAACGCTATCGCCATCACCGGCGGTACGATCAACGGCATCGCGCTCGACGGGGGCACGTTCTGA